TCATGTCTCTTCGGTATTTCTATGAGGAGATGCCGGAGCTACATGTCATTGCAGCAGGTTCGCTTCTGGAGTTCGCCCTGGGTGAGATATCCTTTCCTGTCGGCAGGATCCAGTATCTGCATATGGCGCCTATGTCTTTTTTAGAATATCTGGAAGCGGGGGAAAACGACAGGGCGGTGGAGATCATTCGATCCAGGCCTGAAAAATTACAAGAACCGATCCACACTTTGCTGCTCCAGGAATTGAAAACATATTTCCTTGTCGGAGGAATGCCGGAGAGTGTCAAAACCTTTTACCAGACCGGCAGCCTGATGGAACCATTTAAAATCCATAAAGAGCTTATCCACTCCTTTAAAGATGATTTTGGAAAATACGCCACTCACTCCAATAAAGATTGCCTGGATGAGGTGTTTGCCAATACTTCCAGGAGCATAGGGAATCAACTGGCCTACTCCGGCCTTTCCAACTCCTTCTCTCACCCAACGATCAGGAAGGCATTTGAGTTACTGGTGAGGGCGAGAATGATCAATAAGGTCTCATCGGTAGGAAAGCTGGAGCTTCCTCTGGATGTGCAGAGTTCTTCTCGAAAATTCAAGGCCATTATGTTGGATATCGGTGTCTGGCAACTATTAAGTGGAATCTCGATAGAGAATGAAATAGCAGAACCCGACTTGATGAATCTGTATCGCGGGGCTCTTGCGGAACAGTATGTGGGGCAGGAACTGGCGGCATCTACTGGTGGAGATCTTCATTATTGGGCCAGAAGCGCAAAAAGCAGTACAGCCGAAATAGACTACATTGTCACTGTGAAAGGGAAGATCTATCCCATCGAGGTGAAGAGTGGAAGCTCCGGATCTTTAAAGAGTCTCCACCTGGCATTGAATACTTTTCCCGATTGTCCCGGAGGGATAGTATTTTCAACCAGGGAGTATGGTGAGATTCCAGAACAGAAATTAACCTTTCTTCCGCTCTACTATGCCGGTCAATTCCTGGAATTCCTCTAGGTCAGGCTTGAGCCCTTACTGAAGTAGAAAGTTGTGGGTCGGGTGTGTCCGTTTCAGGCCATTAAGATCGTAGGCAACATTATTAATTCTTTGCAGATTGCCGCAAGGATGAATAGATATATTCCAGAGTCGGCACTCCATTGTCATCGAATCTCTCTCTGAGTTTTGAATGGATTCGTCGGCGAGAACGCGTCCCTTATCGACAAGAACGACTCTGTCGCAGAGAGTCTCGACTTCAAAAAGTTCATGACTACTGAGCAATATCCCTTTGCCCTTGTTTCGA
Above is a window of Candidatus Latescibacterota bacterium DNA encoding:
- a CDS encoding AAA family ATPase — translated: MKRQIEKQLLEWKDSGRRKPLILRGARQVGKTWSVKSLGSEHFENTVHMDLEKNRNFHSLFDGDLDPAVIVRSIEVLMNTRITSGKTLLFLDEIQSCPRALMSLRYFYEEMPELHVIAAGSLLEFALGEISFPVGRIQYLHMAPMSFLEYLEAGENDRAVEIIRSRPEKLQEPIHTLLLQELKTYFLVGGMPESVKTFYQTGSLMEPFKIHKELIHSFKDDFGKYATHSNKDCLDEVFANTSRSIGNQLAYSGLSNSFSHPTIRKAFELLVRARMINKVSSVGKLELPLDVQSSSRKFKAIMLDIGVWQLLSGISIENEIAEPDLMNLYRGALAEQYVGQELAASTGGDLHYWARSAKSSTAEIDYIVTVKGKIYPIEVKSGSSGSLKSLHLALNTFPDCPGGIVFSTREYGEIPEQKLTFLPLYYAGQFLEFL
- a CDS encoding AAA family ATPase; the protein is MFDLKEKTDVPTAKLSKGMKAKLSLIKALIHDPAAVILDEPFNGLDPDSRISLKKTLVELRNKGKGILLSSHELFEVETLCDRVVLVDKGRVLADESIQNSERDSMTMECRLWNISIHPCGNLQRINNVAYDLNGLKRTHPTHNFLLQ